A stretch of Saccharothrix texasensis DNA encodes these proteins:
- a CDS encoding leucyl/phenylalanyl-tRNA--protein transferase — protein sequence MTNRLPTHHATTWGLLDLTGAPSEGPVAFRDELSPTALFDAYRHGLFPFPASSPEQRFVHEIVSEADVAAGLIQVFDGGDPYSVAWCSPDPRPVIFAASARIQRSLRQQLRNKVVWTTTLDRAFERVVEQCRADRESQWLTDDLVNGVIGLREAGHAHSVEVWEGEELVGGTFGVLVGGVFSADSQFTRRSGAGKVAVFDLMRRLADAGGIAVDAQHDGAHARLLGAAPIPRADYLALLREHAGDPVVLSTDALPAARLAA from the coding sequence ATGACGAACCGATTACCGACCCACCACGCCACCACGTGGGGACTGCTGGACCTGACCGGCGCCCCTTCCGAGGGACCGGTCGCATTCCGCGACGAGCTGTCCCCAACGGCCTTGTTCGACGCCTACCGGCACGGTCTGTTCCCGTTCCCCGCCTCGTCGCCGGAACAACGCTTCGTCCACGAAATCGTCAGCGAAGCCGACGTGGCTGCCGGCCTCATCCAGGTTTTCGACGGCGGTGACCCGTACTCGGTGGCCTGGTGCTCACCCGATCCCCGACCGGTGATCTTCGCGGCCTCGGCCCGGATCCAGCGGAGCCTGCGCCAACAGCTGCGCAACAAAGTTGTGTGGACCACCACGCTCGACCGCGCCTTCGAGCGCGTCGTGGAGCAGTGCCGCGCGGACCGCGAGTCGCAGTGGCTGACCGACGACCTGGTGAACGGCGTGATCGGTCTGCGCGAGGCAGGGCACGCGCACAGCGTCGAGGTGTGGGAGGGCGAGGAGCTCGTCGGCGGCACGTTCGGCGTGCTGGTCGGCGGCGTGTTCAGCGCCGACTCCCAGTTCACCCGTCGCAGCGGCGCGGGCAAGGTCGCCGTGTTCGACCTGATGCGGCGGCTCGCCGATGCCGGCGGGATCGCCGTGGACGCCCAGCACGACGGCGCCCATGCCCGCCTCTTGGGCGCGGCGCCGATCCCGCGAGCGGATTACCTCGCTCTGCTGCGCGAACACGCCGGAGACCCCGTCGTCCTGTCGACCGACGCGCTGCCGGCCGCACGGCTGGCGGCCTGA
- a CDS encoding non-ribosomal peptide synthetase translates to MNVHRELPVHHLVARHAVTRPHHTAVVCGNARIDYAELDARANGLANHLRDSGVDRRSVVVVHLERSVDAIVALLATWKAGAAYLPVERGVPVGRLETFIKETGCQVVITDEPGSFTDLPVSVATADSGTATSPPEVTVDPSDTAYVIYTSGSTGVPKGVVVQHRSLSYLLGQLGPLYGITPADRVLQFASLSFDTSIEQILVALTGGATLVLPETTWAPSEFADRVVGHGITVMDLTPAYWRGFLSEHAGKPVDLPVRLAIVGGEAVRAEDCRTALRLMPDTRLVNAYGLTETTVTSCTAEVTEDVLPALGNAPVGRPLPGTVVHVLDEDLRPVVPGERGEVYLGGPGVAYGYLVEEAPHRARFLPDPLAEEPGARMFRTGDLGAWTATGELEILGRTDRQLKIRGFRVEPAEVEAVLAGHDLVEDVAVTAHEHNGQAQLIAHYTVPGNTAHSPTAQELRAFASGLLPGFMVPTAFVELAEMPVKSNGKIDLDALPEPVPDAPTSMGAGSTAGATEHGIAKLWRQVLGAEEVGPESNFFELGGNSILAAELLAKVRATFGVQITQVRPLIRLLLEDATLRGFAQAVQDARAGTLAGDDTRKQVDFAAESQVEVPIQRTVTDPPRWQDPGHVFLTGVSGFLGIYLLRELLTTTDAVVHCLVRAKDDEHALRRIQHNAVHYFRDDLDEHRASGRIVPVVGDLDQPLFGLSEEHFDTLARTVDVVHHPGGLVNFIYPYSHMRPANVGGTREVVRLAGRYRNIPVHYTSTMAVVSGFGTAGVHHVTEDTSADHADHLSVGYVESKWVAEALLKNAAKQGLPVAIYRAADISGDCVTGAWNTSTEMCAMKKFVVDTGVAPIAALPLDYTPVDRFAAAVVHIARSALPAGEVYHLTNPNKAYIGDLVERLRAHGHEVREVSWSEWVERMVELAVERPDHPMTPFAPLFIDRCATGAMSVAEMYLETTFPEFTRTNVENRLRGSGIEIPPVDTAMLDRYLRYLTSVEFL, encoded by the coding sequence ATGAACGTTCACCGGGAATTACCGGTTCACCACCTCGTCGCCAGGCACGCTGTCACCCGACCGCACCACACCGCCGTCGTGTGCGGGAACGCGCGAATCGACTACGCGGAACTCGACGCACGGGCCAACGGGCTGGCCAACCACCTCCGGGACAGCGGGGTGGACCGTCGATCGGTGGTCGTGGTCCACCTGGAGCGCTCCGTCGACGCGATCGTCGCGCTGCTCGCCACGTGGAAGGCCGGCGCGGCGTACCTCCCGGTCGAGCGCGGTGTGCCGGTCGGCCGGCTGGAGACCTTCATCAAGGAGACCGGCTGCCAGGTCGTCATCACCGACGAGCCCGGCAGCTTCACCGACCTTCCCGTCAGCGTGGCCACCGCCGACTCCGGCACCGCGACCTCGCCGCCCGAGGTGACGGTGGATCCCTCGGACACCGCGTACGTCATCTACACCTCCGGCTCCACCGGCGTGCCCAAGGGCGTGGTGGTCCAGCACCGGTCGTTGAGCTACCTGCTCGGACAGCTCGGTCCGCTCTACGGGATCACCCCTGCCGACCGGGTGCTCCAGTTCGCCTCCCTGTCCTTCGACACCTCGATCGAGCAGATCCTGGTCGCCCTGACCGGCGGCGCGACGCTCGTCCTGCCGGAGACGACGTGGGCTCCCAGCGAGTTCGCGGACCGGGTGGTCGGGCACGGCATCACGGTCATGGACCTCACCCCCGCCTACTGGCGCGGTTTCCTGTCCGAGCACGCCGGGAAACCGGTCGACCTGCCGGTGCGGCTGGCGATCGTGGGCGGCGAGGCGGTGCGCGCCGAGGACTGCCGCACCGCGCTGCGCCTGATGCCCGACACGCGGCTGGTCAACGCCTACGGGTTGACCGAAACCACCGTCACCTCCTGCACCGCGGAAGTCACCGAGGACGTGCTGCCCGCGCTGGGCAACGCACCGGTCGGACGCCCGCTGCCCGGCACCGTGGTGCACGTCCTGGACGAGGACCTGCGACCGGTCGTTCCCGGTGAGCGGGGCGAGGTCTACCTCGGTGGTCCGGGTGTCGCCTACGGCTACCTGGTCGAAGAGGCCCCGCACCGGGCCCGGTTCCTGCCCGACCCGCTCGCCGAGGAACCGGGAGCGCGCATGTTCCGCACCGGCGACCTCGGCGCGTGGACGGCGACGGGCGAGTTGGAGATCCTCGGCCGTACCGACCGGCAGCTCAAGATCCGCGGTTTCCGGGTGGAGCCGGCGGAGGTCGAGGCGGTGCTGGCCGGGCACGACCTGGTCGAGGACGTCGCCGTGACCGCACACGAGCACAACGGGCAGGCGCAGCTCATCGCCCACTACACCGTGCCAGGGAACACCGCGCACTCCCCCACGGCCCAGGAGTTGAGGGCCTTCGCGTCCGGTCTCCTGCCCGGCTTCATGGTGCCGACGGCCTTCGTGGAGCTGGCCGAGATGCCGGTCAAGTCCAACGGGAAGATCGACCTCGACGCCCTGCCCGAGCCCGTGCCGGACGCGCCGACGTCGATGGGCGCCGGCTCCACCGCCGGGGCGACCGAGCACGGTATCGCCAAGCTGTGGCGCCAGGTCCTCGGCGCCGAGGAGGTCGGCCCGGAGAGCAACTTCTTCGAGCTGGGCGGCAACTCGATCCTCGCCGCCGAACTGCTGGCGAAGGTGCGTGCCACGTTCGGCGTGCAGATCACCCAAGTACGACCGCTGATCCGCCTGCTGCTGGAGGACGCCACCCTGCGCGGCTTCGCCCAGGCGGTCCAAGACGCCCGCGCCGGCACGCTCGCGGGTGACGACACGCGCAAGCAGGTCGACTTCGCCGCCGAGTCGCAGGTCGAGGTGCCGATCCAGCGCACGGTCACCGACCCGCCCCGCTGGCAGGACCCGGGGCACGTCTTCCTCACCGGCGTCAGCGGCTTCCTGGGCATCTACCTGCTGCGGGAACTGCTCACCACCACCGACGCGGTGGTGCATTGCCTGGTGCGCGCGAAGGACGACGAGCACGCCCTGCGCCGCATCCAGCACAACGCGGTGCACTACTTCCGCGACGACCTCGACGAGCACCGCGCGTCCGGACGGATCGTGCCGGTCGTCGGAGACCTCGACCAACCGCTGTTCGGCCTGTCCGAGGAGCACTTCGACACTCTGGCCCGCACGGTCGACGTGGTCCACCACCCCGGCGGGCTGGTGAACTTCATCTACCCCTACTCGCACATGCGCCCGGCCAACGTCGGCGGCACCCGTGAGGTCGTCCGGTTGGCAGGCCGGTACCGCAACATCCCGGTGCACTACACCTCCACGATGGCCGTGGTGTCCGGTTTCGGCACCGCGGGCGTCCACCACGTCACCGAGGACACTTCCGCCGACCATGCCGACCACCTGTCCGTGGGCTACGTGGAGAGCAAGTGGGTCGCCGAGGCGCTGCTGAAGAACGCGGCGAAGCAGGGGCTGCCCGTGGCGATCTACCGCGCCGCGGACATCTCCGGGGACTGCGTGACCGGCGCGTGGAACACCTCCACCGAGATGTGCGCGATGAAGAAGTTCGTCGTGGACACCGGCGTCGCGCCGATCGCCGCGCTGCCGCTGGACTACACGCCGGTGGACCGCTTCGCCGCCGCCGTCGTGCACATCGCCCGTTCGGCGCTGCCGGCAGGCGAGGTCTACCACCTGACCAACCCGAACAAGGCCTACATCGGTGACCTCGTGGAGCGGTTGCGCGCCCACGGCCACGAGGTGCGCGAGGTGTCCTGGAGCGAGTGGGTCGAACGCATGGTGGAGCTGGCCGTGGAGCGGCCCGACCACCCGATGACCCCGTTCGCCCCGCTGTTCATCGACCGGTGCGCGACAGGCGCGATGAGCGTCGCCGAAATGTACTTGGAAACGACCTTTCCCGAGTTCACCCGCACCAACGTCGAGAACAGGCTGCGTGGCAGCGGCATCGAGATCCCGCCGGTCGACACCGCGATGCTCGACCGCTACCTCCGCTACCTGACTTCCGTGGAGTTCCTGTGA
- a CDS encoding GNAT family N-acetyltransferase has translation MSTLVDLHVVSLAERPDLEEAMLTMEAAWPEYIRPDPVLVDWAFDRHARHQLVVLDDGEVVARAASVPFAWDGDPGSLPDTGWDEALRQSMTDTYAGAHLNTLCALEVAVVPGKRAQNLSGRTLAALKERARREGYNDVVVAVRPSHKHTEPHVTMAEYAARTRPDGLPADPWLRVHVREGAEIVKVCPASMTIGGSLAQWRAWTGLPFDRSGPLVVPGALSPVMVSVEHDHAAYVEPNVWVRHRLTRP, from the coding sequence ATGTCCACCCTGGTGGACCTGCACGTGGTCAGCCTCGCCGAACGCCCCGACCTGGAAGAGGCCATGCTGACCATGGAGGCGGCCTGGCCCGAGTACATCCGTCCCGACCCGGTGCTCGTCGACTGGGCGTTCGACCGCCACGCGCGCCACCAGCTCGTCGTGCTCGACGACGGCGAGGTCGTGGCCCGGGCCGCGAGCGTGCCCTTCGCGTGGGACGGGGACCCCGGCAGCCTGCCCGACACCGGGTGGGACGAGGCGCTGCGGCAGAGCATGACCGACACCTACGCGGGCGCGCACCTGAACACGCTCTGCGCGCTCGAAGTCGCCGTGGTACCCGGCAAGCGGGCACAGAACCTCTCCGGCCGCACGCTCGCCGCCCTGAAGGAACGAGCACGCCGGGAGGGCTACAACGACGTCGTCGTCGCCGTGCGCCCCAGTCACAAGCACACCGAGCCGCACGTGACCATGGCCGAGTACGCCGCGCGCACCCGACCCGACGGGCTGCCCGCGGACCCCTGGCTGCGCGTGCACGTGAGGGAAGGCGCCGAGATCGTCAAGGTGTGCCCCGCGTCGATGACCATCGGCGGCAGCCTCGCGCAGTGGCGTGCCTGGACCGGCCTGCCGTTCGACCGCAGCGGCCCTCTCGTGGTCCCCGGCGCGCTCAGCCCGGTGATGGTCAGCGTCGAGCACGACCACGCCGCGTACGTGGAGCCGAACGTCTGGGTCCGACACCGGCTGACCCGTCCCTGA